In the genome of Candidatus Moraniibacteriota bacterium, one region contains:
- the rpsM gene encoding 30S ribosomal protein S13: MVRIAGINIPDQKRIEVALTSVYGIGLVTSRKILEELSINPDTRSKDLLIEDANRLRDFIEKKYRVEGELRHSVKMNVKRLKEIACYRGVRHQKGLPVRGQRTKTNTRTIRGNVRKTMGSGRRKAAEKT, from the coding sequence ATGGTTCGTATCGCCGGCATTAATATTCCCGATCAAAAGCGCATTGAAGTGGCGTTGACGTCTGTGTACGGTATAGGACTGGTGACAAGTCGGAAAATCTTGGAGGAATTGTCGATCAATCCCGATACTCGTTCCAAGGATCTCCTTATTGAGGACGCTAATCGTTTGCGCGACTTCATTGAGAAGAAATATCGTGTTGAAGGCGAGCTTCGACATTCTGTCAAAATGAATGTAAAGCGACTCAAAGAGATTGCCTGTTATCGAGGAGTTCGCCATCAAAAGGGTCTTCCGGTTCGCGGACAGCGCACAAAGACAAATACGCGGACTATTCGTGGCAATGTTCGAAAGACAATGGGAAGCGGTCGTC
- the rpmJ gene encoding 50S ribosomal protein L36 produces the protein MKVRASVKKMCAHCKVVKRRGYLYVICTVKKHKQRQG, from the coding sequence ATGAAAGTGAGAGCTTCTGTCAAAAAAATGTGTGCGCACTGCAAGGTGGTGAAGCGAAGAGGATATCTCTATGTAATCTGCACGGTCAAGAAACATAAGCAGCGGCAAGGGTAA
- the infA gene encoding translation initiation factor IF-1 — MGSNKDKEIIRVEGEVIESLPSTSFRVRLENGHEVLAHISGRMRVNYIRLLPGDRVTLEMSPYDLNRGRIVHRLK; from the coding sequence ATGGGTTCGAACAAAGACAAAGAAATCATCCGTGTCGAGGGGGAAGTGATTGAGTCGCTTCCGAGCACATCATTTCGAGTGCGACTTGAAAATGGACATGAGGTGCTTGCACATATTTCCGGAAGGATGCGAGTTAATTATATCCGTTTACTTCCCGGGGATCGCGTGACGCTTGAGATGAGTCCTTATGATTTGAACCGTGGTCGCATCGTACATCGCCTCAAGTAG
- a CDS encoding NAD(P)H-dependent oxidoreductase: protein MSQSKLHVSVIAGSTREGRFSDKAARWIASEAAKRSGVSVEVLDLRDYEMPFFDDPVSPSYKNEPYAHEAVARFTEKIAASDVFIMVTPEYNHGTSGVLKNALDWVYREWNNKSVGFVSYGSVGGARAVEQLRLNSIELQMAPIRESIHIPGERYFPVAMGESSAEELLTSLEGKAKIFLDQLLWWGKALKDARE from the coding sequence ATGAGTCAGTCCAAATTGCATGTGTCGGTTATTGCGGGGAGTACGAGGGAAGGGCGCTTCAGCGACAAAGCGGCGCGCTGGATTGCGAGCGAGGCGGCGAAGCGATCGGGAGTGTCTGTTGAAGTACTCGATCTTCGTGATTATGAGATGCCTTTCTTCGATGATCCGGTGAGTCCGTCATACAAGAACGAACCATACGCACACGAAGCGGTTGCGCGTTTCACGGAGAAAATAGCAGCGAGTGATGTTTTTATCATGGTGACGCCCGAATATAATCACGGTACGTCCGGCGTCTTGAAGAATGCGCTTGATTGGGTATATCGGGAGTGGAACAACAAATCGGTCGGTTTTGTGAGTTACGGGAGTGTCGGTGGTGCGCGAGCGGTCGAGCAGCTTCGTTTGAATAGTATCGAGCTTCAGATGGCGCCGATTCGCGAATCGATACATATTCCCGGCGAGCGGTACTTCCCGGTGGCGATGGGCGAATCGAGTGCGGAAGAGCTCCTTACTTCGCTTGAAGGGAAAGCAAAAATATTTCTTGACCAGCTTCTCTGGTGGGGAAAGGCTCTCAAAGATGCGCGCGAATAG
- a CDS encoding VOC family protein → MKNQHPVVHFEMPYKDAARVTEFYETAFGWNMNRFGEDMGNYIMARTTETDENNMIKTPGAINGGFYPKRPDAPQPGIVISVDDIQSAMQKVREASGKVFGEPIDIPNVGLYIAFSDTEGNFASMLQPKK, encoded by the coding sequence ATGAAAAACCAGCACCCGGTCGTCCATTTCGAAATGCCCTACAAAGATGCCGCTCGCGTCACCGAATTTTATGAAACTGCCTTTGGATGGAATATGAATCGGTTTGGTGAGGATATGGGAAATTACATCATGGCACGTACCACTGAAACAGATGAAAACAACATGATCAAAACTCCCGGCGCCATCAATGGCGGATTTTACCCGAAGCGTCCCGATGCACCGCAGCCCGGCATCGTCATATCAGTCGACGATATCCAAAGCGCTATGCAAAAAGTGCGCGAGGCGAGCGGAAAGGTATTCGGCGAACCGATAGATATCCCCAACGTCGGTCTCTACATCGCCTTTTCCGATACCGAAGGAAATTTTGCCAGCATGCTCCAGCCGAAAAAATAG
- a CDS encoding SRPBCC domain-containing protein — protein sequence MEKITVSITVNAPRKTVWEYWNDPKHIPHWAFATPEWGAESTENDLQIGGHFKHKMFAKDGSASFDFEGVYTLVEPHQRIEYTITDGRIVSVLFEEVNGNTRITESFDPEHENPLEMQRAGWQAYLENFKKYIETQK from the coding sequence ATGGAAAAAATTACAGTCAGCATCACTGTTAATGCTCCAAGGAAGACTGTGTGGGAATACTGGAATGACCCAAAACACATTCCTCATTGGGCATTTGCCACGCCAGAATGGGGCGCGGAGAGTACTGAGAATGATCTGCAAATAGGGGGCCATTTCAAACACAAAATGTTCGCCAAAGATGGCAGCGCTTCTTTTGATTTCGAAGGAGTCTACACTCTCGTCGAGCCGCATCAGCGCATCGAATATACCATCACTGATGGACGCATCGTCTCTGTGCTTTTCGAAGAAGTCAATGGGAACACTCGTATCACCGAATCGTTCGATCCCGAACATGAAAACCCTCTGGAGATGCAACGCGCTGGTTGGCAAGCCTATCTTGAGAACTTCAAGAAATACATAGAGACTCAAAAATAG
- a CDS encoding type I restriction endonuclease subunit R, whose product MSDLRTNTKEIGFEEFIEHELVEKHGYRIRSPREHYDKRLAMDAGLLLEFVRTTQSDEWQVLEGQYGADVQERFLERVDEEIASQGLLKVLREGVKDRGVTVRLMYAEPQTSMNPDAQKDFDANILSVVRQLKYSEQNESSIDMVLFLNGLPLFTTELKNQFTGQNVLNAVRQYQADRDPKEKLLSFKRCLTHFAVDAEQILMSTKLSGLKTYFLPFNKGYKESAGNPPADKKYKTHYLWEDVWSKSSVLDLVSRFIQDVWEEKELPNGKKTKENRLIFPRYHQLDTVRRLIADARKNGPGCNYLIQHSAGSGKSNTIAWAAHRLSELHDEYDTKVFDGVVVVTDRRVLDRQLSETVESFSQVKGVVKHVESSIELREALEKGTRIITSTLRKFPVIVESIDATEGSRFAVIVDEAHSSQSGESAADLREVLTLEDAEREQENREKAFKTVEDRLVERMKARKVKAPNVSFFAFTATPKQKTLELFGVQSLVDGKFYPFSLYSMKQAIEERFILDVLKNYTTYETYFGLLKKVEDDPEFDKKKAERLLVGYVERHEHAIGKKTEIMVRHFEEKIAKQDGGKAKAMVVTKSRLHAVRYKLAFDKYLKEQGYDHKAMVAFSGTVKDDGREYTEAQMNGVPEKQTADEFDKDEYKFLIVAEKFQTGFDQPLLMAMYVDKKLSGVSAVQTLSRLNRIHPPLKEEVFVLDFVNTTDDIEKAFQPYYTTTILSEATDPNILYNLERDVLGYKLFETCEMEGFVEMYMMGATPDQLNAAMDAVVERAKDWLAEERMDFKSKAADYNRKYAFISQIVTFQDPALEKLYIFLKFLIKKLPREKDALPKEVLEAVDMELYRVEDKGMRQIKLAHESGEIEPMGSGGSKWEVHEEIDPLSKIVKEINERYGTNFNSDDRVILNDLSERLVGNADLSGTIRANSKDSAKIKFDHLFNDELVRMLNSHFELYKKLDENPELRKFVNDRIFEHVRERVQEKV is encoded by the coding sequence ATGTCCGATTTACGAACAAACACCAAAGAAATAGGATTTGAAGAATTCATTGAGCATGAGCTCGTGGAGAAGCATGGGTATCGTATTCGTAGCCCGCGCGAGCATTATGATAAACGGCTTGCGATGGATGCCGGACTTTTGCTGGAGTTCGTGCGAACTACGCAGTCGGATGAGTGGCAGGTGCTTGAGGGGCAGTATGGTGCCGATGTGCAAGAGCGATTTTTGGAGCGGGTGGATGAAGAGATTGCGAGTCAAGGGCTTTTGAAAGTGCTTCGAGAGGGAGTGAAAGATCGCGGAGTGACGGTCAGGCTTATGTATGCCGAGCCGCAGACGAGCATGAACCCGGATGCGCAGAAAGATTTTGATGCGAATATTTTGAGCGTGGTGCGCCAGCTCAAATACAGTGAGCAGAATGAGAGCTCGATTGACATGGTGCTGTTTTTGAACGGATTGCCACTCTTTACTACCGAGCTTAAGAATCAGTTCACGGGGCAAAATGTTTTGAATGCCGTGCGACAATATCAGGCCGATCGCGATCCGAAAGAGAAACTTTTGTCATTCAAGCGTTGCCTCACGCACTTTGCGGTTGATGCCGAACAGATACTCATGAGCACCAAGCTCTCGGGACTCAAGACATATTTCTTGCCGTTTAACAAAGGATACAAAGAGAGCGCAGGCAATCCTCCTGCTGATAAGAAATACAAGACGCATTACCTATGGGAGGATGTGTGGAGCAAGTCGAGCGTGCTTGATCTTGTATCGCGTTTTATACAGGATGTGTGGGAGGAAAAGGAATTGCCGAATGGTAAAAAGACAAAAGAAAATAGACTCATCTTTCCGCGTTATCACCAGCTTGATACCGTGCGGCGATTGATCGCAGATGCGCGGAAGAATGGTCCGGGGTGCAACTATCTTATTCAGCACAGTGCGGGATCGGGGAAGAGCAATACGATCGCATGGGCGGCACATCGTTTGTCGGAGTTGCACGATGAGTATGATACAAAAGTATTCGATGGCGTGGTAGTGGTTACTGACCGGCGTGTGCTTGATCGACAACTTTCCGAAACGGTCGAGAGTTTTTCTCAGGTAAAAGGTGTTGTGAAGCATGTGGAGAGTTCTATTGAGCTTCGTGAGGCACTTGAGAAGGGTACGCGTATCATCACGAGTACGTTGCGGAAGTTTCCGGTGATCGTCGAGTCTATTGATGCAACCGAGGGCAGTCGCTTTGCGGTGATCGTTGACGAAGCGCACTCCTCGCAGTCGGGAGAGTCGGCCGCTGATTTGCGCGAGGTGCTGACGCTTGAAGATGCTGAGCGTGAGCAAGAGAATCGAGAAAAGGCGTTCAAGACGGTCGAGGATCGTCTCGTCGAGCGCATGAAGGCGCGCAAGGTGAAGGCGCCGAACGTAAGCTTCTTTGCGTTTACCGCCACCCCGAAACAGAAGACACTGGAGCTCTTTGGCGTGCAGAGTCTGGTGGATGGGAAATTTTACCCGTTCTCGCTGTACTCGATGAAGCAAGCGATTGAAGAGCGCTTTATTCTTGATGTACTCAAAAACTATACAACGTACGAAACGTATTTTGGACTTCTGAAGAAGGTTGAGGATGACCCGGAATTTGACAAGAAGAAAGCTGAGCGGCTTCTGGTGGGCTATGTCGAGCGACACGAGCATGCGATCGGCAAGAAAACTGAGATCATGGTTCGGCACTTTGAAGAAAAGATCGCGAAGCAAGATGGCGGCAAGGCAAAAGCGATGGTTGTTACTAAGTCGCGGCTTCATGCGGTTCGGTACAAACTGGCGTTTGACAAGTACCTCAAGGAGCAAGGCTATGATCACAAAGCGATGGTGGCATTTTCGGGTACGGTGAAAGATGATGGTCGTGAGTATACCGAAGCGCAGATGAACGGTGTACCGGAAAAGCAGACGGCGGACGAGTTTGACAAGGATGAATACAAGTTCTTGATCGTGGCGGAGAAATTCCAGACCGGATTTGATCAGCCACTTCTTATGGCGATGTATGTCGACAAGAAGCTTTCCGGCGTGAGTGCGGTACAGACACTCTCGCGACTGAACCGTATTCATCCACCGCTCAAAGAAGAAGTGTTTGTGTTGGATTTTGTGAACACAACAGATGACATAGAGAAAGCGTTCCAACCGTACTACACAACCACAATACTCTCCGAGGCAACCGACCCGAACATCTTATATAATCTTGAACGCGATGTACTCGGATACAAACTGTTTGAGACTTGCGAGATGGAGGGATTTGTAGAGATGTACATGATGGGCGCGACCCCTGATCAGCTCAATGCGGCGATGGATGCGGTGGTGGAGCGTGCGAAAGACTGGCTTGCTGAGGAACGAATGGACTTCAAGTCAAAAGCGGCGGATTATAATCGCAAGTATGCGTTTATCTCGCAGATCGTGACATTTCAAGATCCGGCGTTGGAGAAGCTATATATATTCCTCAAGTTCTTGATTAAGAAATTGCCAAGGGAAAAAGATGCGTTGCCGAAGGAGGTGCTTGAAGCGGTGGATATGGAGCTCTATCGTGTCGAGGACAAAGGCATGCGACAAATCAAACTCGCACATGAATCTGGCGAAATTGAACCGATGGGGAGCGGCGGTTCGAAGTGGGAGGTGCATGAAGAGATTGACCCACTTTCAAAGATTGTCAAAGAGATAAACGAGCGTTATGGCACGAATTTCAATTCGGACGATCGCGTGATTTTGAATGATTTGAGCGAGCGTTTAGTTGGCAATGCTGATTTGTCGGGCACTATTCGCGCCAATAGCAAAGACAGTGCCAAAATCAAATTCGACCATCTCTTCAATGATGAATTGGTGCGTATGCTTAATAGTCATTTTGAACTCTATAAAAAGCTCGACGAGAATCCTGAATTGCGAAAGTTTGTAAACGATCGAATATTTGAGCACGTGCGCGAACGAGTTCAAGAGAAAGTGTAA
- a CDS encoding trypsin-like peptidase domain-containing protein: MSTNQKLLSAVRTVGILKPKFNPVAKGFDSPRLEVNGTGFWIDNGSFITCAHVVENLLNQPIEITGILVVGGNLKPYRKATVSVLDYKHDLAILNIEPNDDDDVKLLEHEVLEGLEICSEHLDVGEKIAYAGFPFGTQLLNEKHSPSYAEGVIGNDVNDEGAGFKTIQISGPIVGGYSGAPIVMRKNFQKVVGVVSHSPSLEVGPASIFRSIHWKHINELTELDKS; this comes from the coding sequence ATGTCTACAAATCAAAAATTATTGTCTGCGGTTCGTACGGTCGGTATTCTCAAACCAAAATTTAATCCTGTAGCAAAAGGGTTTGACTCGCCACGCCTTGAGGTTAATGGCACGGGTTTCTGGATCGATAATGGATCCTTTATTACGTGCGCCCATGTGGTCGAAAACCTTCTGAACCAGCCAATTGAAATTACAGGCATTCTTGTTGTTGGGGGAAATTTGAAACCGTATCGGAAAGCGACTGTTAGTGTTTTGGATTATAAGCATGATCTCGCGATTCTTAATATCGAACCAAACGATGATGATGACGTTAAGTTGCTCGAACACGAGGTTTTGGAGGGTCTCGAGATATGTTCCGAACATCTTGATGTTGGTGAAAAGATTGCTTACGCGGGATTTCCGTTTGGTACACAATTGCTCAATGAAAAACATTCACCTTCGTATGCAGAAGGTGTAATAGGTAATGATGTGAACGACGAAGGAGCGGGTTTTAAAACAATTCAGATATCGGGTCCGATTGTGGGAGGATATAGTGGTGCCCCAATCGTGATGAGAAAGAACTTTCAAAAGGTCGTAGGAGTGGTGTCGCATTCGCCTTCTCTTGAAGTAGGTCCAGCAAGTATCTTTCGAAGTATACATTGGAAGCATATCAATGAGTTAACGGAGCTTGATAAATCATAG
- a CDS encoding restriction endonuclease subunit S, whose product MPTLKLTKKYDRYPKYKNSGAEWVGEMPAEWDAKKLYSQFDFRNDKVSDEDYEALSVTYGGVVPQIENAAKSNAEGSSRKRVKKGDIAINGRSDRRGAAGLSEYDGSVSLVYHVLKARSGEETSRYFHYLIRSAIFGDEFYRWGRGIVDDLWTTRSNEMKRIIIPVPSTVDREKIAAYLDEKTALVDAIIEKKKKQIELLREKRAAIINRAVTSVDGETIRLRHHVLVNPSKREVPKLDPNNIVAFLPMEAVSETGVVTSQERKYGDVKDGFTYFKDGDVVLAKITPCYENGKAAVIRGLNGGFGFGTTEFLVLRSDESILPEYLYYIVYADNFRKHGEIEMRGSAGQKRVSDKFVRNYQLKLPSIDVQQEIVSHLLERLMLIDQIMTNVEKSTTLLQEFKSALISHVVTGKVRV is encoded by the coding sequence ATGCCAACGCTGAAGCTGACAAAAAAATACGATCGCTATCCCAAGTATAAAAACTCGGGTGCGGAGTGGGTTGGTGAGATGCCTGCTGAGTGGGACGCTAAAAAGCTGTACTCGCAGTTTGATTTTCGTAACGATAAGGTAAGTGATGAGGACTATGAAGCACTCTCTGTGACGTACGGCGGCGTGGTACCGCAAATTGAGAATGCCGCAAAATCTAATGCAGAAGGAAGTAGTCGAAAGCGAGTGAAGAAAGGTGACATTGCAATAAATGGTAGATCGGACAGGCGTGGTGCTGCCGGGTTGTCAGAATATGATGGATCGGTATCCTTGGTATATCACGTACTTAAGGCTCGAAGTGGTGAAGAAACATCGCGCTACTTTCACTACCTCATACGAAGCGCAATTTTTGGTGATGAGTTCTATCGATGGGGACGTGGCATTGTCGATGACCTTTGGACAACACGTTCAAATGAAATGAAGCGCATTATCATACCTGTACCCTCGACAGTAGATCGAGAAAAGATTGCCGCATACCTCGACGAAAAGACGGCGCTCGTCGACGCGATCATTGAGAAGAAAAAGAAGCAGATCGAGCTTCTGCGCGAAAAACGCGCCGCCATCATCAACCGCGCGGTGACAAGTGTGGATGGTGAGACGATTCGACTAAGACATCATGTATTGGTGAATCCAAGTAAGCGGGAAGTACCAAAACTCGATCCAAATAACATCGTTGCTTTTCTTCCAATGGAAGCAGTTTCAGAAACTGGTGTGGTGACGTCGCAGGAGCGTAAGTACGGTGACGTAAAAGACGGCTTCACGTATTTCAAAGATGGAGATGTGGTCTTGGCAAAAATTACGCCGTGCTATGAAAATGGAAAAGCTGCCGTGATAAGAGGTTTGAATGGTGGGTTTGGTTTTGGCACAACAGAGTTCTTGGTACTTCGGTCTGATGAGTCAATTCTGCCAGAATACTTATATTACATTGTCTATGCTGATAACTTTCGAAAGCATGGTGAAATTGAGATGCGCGGATCGGCAGGACAAAAACGAGTTTCGGACAAGTTTGTACGGAACTACCAACTGAAACTCCCCTCTATTGATGTGCAACAAGAAATTGTAAGCCATCTCTTAGAAAGACTGATGCTCATTGATCAGATCATGACCAATGTCGAAAAGTCGACAACCCTATTACAAGAATTCAAATCCGCCCTCATCTCGCATGTGGTGACGGGGAAGGTGAGGGTGTAA
- a CDS encoding SAM-dependent DNA methyltransferase, giving the protein MENFSQKAAMIWSVADILRGGWKQHEYQDVILPLVVLKRLDSILADTKAKVLDSYNQYHGKLKDLDQILKHASGVAFYNTSPYDFKKLLEDPHSIAKNFKHYLNGYSENIQDIIEKFDFKKQLDRLEGGGLLFLVLQEINKVSLHPSEVDNHTMGIIFEHLLQKFSEMSNETAGEHFTPRDVIDLMVDILLSPDKTLLKKPHRIFKVYDPACGTGGMLTVAKDHIRKEINSKADVYLYGQELNSVTYAMAKSDMLIKGENPDYIRGGEKNHAQASTLSNDQFYGEVFDYGLSNPPYGVDWKKDKEAVDREARRGYAGRFGAGTPRISDGQLLFLQHLVSKMKPIKDGGSRIGIVHNGSPLFTGDAGSGESEIRRWLLEKDLLETIVALPDQLFYNTGINTYLWFISNRKSDERKGKVQLIDARTFFTKRRKSLGNKRNDIDEKARERVHDLYEAFEDGEYSKIFNTTDFGYRQITIERPLRLDFQVSDERLERLKTEKVFEKLKATEQTALIEYLKAFPYKELYTNREQFLEVFESYLKPKKLGTPLKKAVLNTLSERSDSADICTDTHGDPEPDSDLRDHENVPLDQDIYEYFEKEVRPYVPDAWINESVRDHKDNEVGKVGYEIPFTRYFYKYEPPRELEAIEKDIEEVENELLDLLKEL; this is encoded by the coding sequence ATGGAAAACTTTAGTCAAAAAGCGGCCATGATTTGGAGTGTTGCGGATATCCTCCGTGGCGGGTGGAAGCAACACGAATATCAAGATGTGATCTTGCCGCTCGTGGTCTTAAAGCGTCTCGACTCGATTCTTGCCGACACGAAAGCGAAAGTGCTCGACAGCTATAATCAGTACCATGGCAAGCTCAAAGACCTTGATCAGATACTCAAGCATGCTTCTGGTGTCGCGTTCTACAACACCTCACCGTACGACTTCAAGAAACTCTTGGAAGACCCACACAGTATTGCGAAAAACTTCAAGCACTACCTCAATGGCTACAGCGAAAACATCCAAGACATCATTGAAAAGTTTGACTTCAAGAAACAGCTTGATCGGCTCGAAGGCGGCGGGCTCTTGTTCCTTGTGCTCCAAGAGATCAACAAGGTGAGTCTGCATCCGAGCGAGGTTGATAACCACACGATGGGCATCATCTTCGAACACCTCTTGCAGAAGTTCTCGGAAATGTCGAATGAGACCGCCGGAGAGCATTTTACGCCGCGCGATGTGATCGATCTGATGGTCGACATTCTTCTCAGTCCTGACAAAACTCTCCTCAAAAAGCCGCACCGCATCTTCAAGGTGTATGATCCGGCCTGCGGTACGGGCGGTATGCTTACGGTGGCCAAAGACCATATCCGTAAAGAAATTAATTCGAAAGCCGATGTCTATCTCTACGGTCAAGAGCTTAATTCGGTTACGTATGCGATGGCAAAGTCGGACATGCTGATAAAGGGCGAGAATCCCGATTATATTCGCGGTGGTGAGAAGAATCATGCACAGGCAAGTACTTTATCAAACGACCAGTTCTATGGTGAGGTCTTTGATTACGGTCTCTCAAATCCGCCCTATGGTGTTGATTGGAAGAAGGATAAAGAAGCGGTCGATCGCGAAGCGCGGCGCGGGTATGCGGGGAGATTTGGTGCGGGGACACCGCGCATTTCCGACGGGCAACTTCTGTTCTTGCAGCATCTTGTGTCTAAAATGAAACCGATCAAAGACGGCGGTTCCCGCATCGGCATTGTTCACAATGGCTCACCGCTCTTTACGGGCGACGCGGGCAGTGGTGAGAGTGAGATCCGTCGCTGGCTTCTTGAGAAAGACCTGCTTGAGACGATCGTGGCGCTGCCTGACCAGCTTTTCTACAACACCGGCATCAACACATATCTGTGGTTTATCTCCAACAGGAAGAGTGACGAACGCAAAGGCAAAGTACAACTCATAGACGCACGTACATTCTTCACCAAGCGTCGCAAGAGCTTGGGCAACAAGCGTAACGATATCGATGAAAAAGCACGCGAGCGTGTGCATGATCTCTATGAAGCATTTGAAGATGGAGAATACAGCAAGATATTCAATACGACCGACTTCGGGTACCGCCAGATCACCATCGAGCGACCGCTGCGGCTCGACTTCCAGGTGAGCGACGAACGACTTGAAAGGCTCAAGACCGAAAAGGTATTCGAAAAACTCAAAGCTACAGAGCAAACCGCGCTCATTGAGTATCTCAAAGCGTTCCCATACAAAGAGCTCTATACCAATCGCGAGCAGTTCCTCGAAGTGTTCGAGTCATACCTGAAACCAAAAAAGCTCGGCACGCCACTAAAAAAGGCAGTGCTCAACACGCTCTCAGAGCGAAGCGACTCGGCAGACATCTGCACAGACACGCACGGCGACCCCGAGCCAGACAGCGACTTGCGCGATCACGAGAATGTGCCGCTCGATCAAGATATCTATGAGTATTTTGAGAAAGAGGTGAGACCCTATGTGCCCGATGCATGGATCAACGAATCAGTCCGTGATCACAAGGACAACGAAGTCGGCAAGGTCGGCTACGAGATACCGTTCACGCGCTACTTCTACAAATACGAACCGCCGCGCGAGCTTGAAGCGATCGAGAAGGATATCGAAGAGGTGGAGAATGAACTTCTGGATCTTCTGAAGGAGTTGTAG
- the radC gene encoding DNA repair protein RadC, which yields MKKNMQDMPEIDRPRERLVKYGPDKLASEELLAIILGSGTKGMNVLALSRVILKRVAGLGGARVVPDDLKSIRGLGAVKQLQVVALFALSKRLQSQDSQEILSVKDVWNMCNDFYASAKEHFVAFYLDTQLRLIERKLISVGTLDANIVHPREVFEPALTLHAASVIVAHNHPSGDTRPSSADITLTKKLANAARLLGISLDDHVIVSRKEYVGMKQQGLFPVLHD from the coding sequence ATGAAAAAGAATATGCAAGACATGCCAGAGATTGATAGACCGCGGGAAAGACTTGTAAAATATGGACCGGACAAACTTGCGAGTGAGGAACTTTTAGCGATCATTCTTGGGTCGGGCACCAAAGGCATGAATGTGCTGGCACTTTCGCGAGTGATACTCAAGCGCGTTGCTGGTCTCGGTGGCGCACGGGTAGTGCCGGATGATCTGAAAAGTATTCGCGGTCTTGGTGCGGTGAAGCAACTTCAAGTGGTTGCGCTTTTTGCACTGAGCAAGCGACTGCAATCACAAGATAGTCAAGAGATTCTTTCAGTGAAAGATGTGTGGAATATGTGTAACGATTTCTATGCATCCGCGAAAGAACACTTTGTTGCGTTTTATTTGGATACGCAATTGCGACTCATTGAACGTAAGCTTATTTCAGTTGGTACCTTGGACGCAAATATTGTCCATCCTCGTGAAGTATTCGAGCCGGCACTGACGCTTCATGCAGCTTCAGTGATTGTAGCGCATAACCATCCGTCAGGAGATACTCGACCATCTTCGGCAGATATCACGCTTACCAAAAAGCTTGCAAATGCCGCTCGGCTGCTGGGTATTTCACTTGATGATCATGTCATTGTATCGAGAAAAGAGTATGTCGGCATGAAACAGCAAGGTTTGTTTCCAGTTTTACATGATTGA
- a CDS encoding class I SAM-dependent methyltransferase — protein sequence MRIATDWNDYELIDAGDGEKLERWGEFILRRPDPQAIWPKGNGKEWEAPHARYRRSRDGGGAWDIVQDIPKTWTMRYRSLVFRIELMGFKHTGLFPEQSVNWDWMAEKIRSASRPIRVLNLFAYTGGATVAAAAAGAEVCHVDASKGMVTRAKENLELSGLVNVPVRFIPDDALKFVEREARRGHQYDAIIMDPPSFGRGPKGEIWKIEEQLFSLLEQSASILSQNPIFVLVNSYTTGLSPQVIENMLALTVGKKCAGSCSSFELGLATKRDSLILPCGSSARWEK from the coding sequence ATGCGTATTGCCACTGATTGGAATGACTACGAATTGATCGATGCCGGAGACGGAGAGAAGCTGGAACGTTGGGGGGAGTTTATTTTGCGACGTCCGGATCCGCAGGCGATATGGCCGAAAGGAAACGGAAAAGAGTGGGAAGCGCCTCACGCCCGGTATCGTCGGAGTCGTGACGGCGGTGGCGCGTGGGATATTGTCCAAGATATTCCGAAGACATGGACGATGCGATATCGTTCGCTTGTTTTTCGTATCGAGCTCATGGGATTCAAGCATACGGGTTTATTCCCGGAGCAGTCAGTGAATTGGGACTGGATGGCTGAGAAAATCCGATCGGCATCGAGGCCGATTCGCGTTCTCAATCTCTTTGCCTACACCGGCGGCGCGACGGTTGCGGCGGCAGCCGCCGGCGCGGAAGTTTGTCATGTGGATGCCTCGAAGGGTATGGTGACGCGCGCGAAGGAGAATCTTGAGCTGAGTGGACTTGTCAATGTGCCAGTTCGCTTTATTCCCGACGATGCTCTGAAATTTGTTGAGCGGGAAGCGCGACGCGGACATCAGTATGATGCGATTATCATGGATCCGCCTTCATTTGGACGCGGTCCCAAAGGAGAGATATGGAAAATCGAGGAGCAGCTCTTCTCTCTCCTTGAGCAGTCGGCAAGCATCTTGTCGCAGAATCCGATCTTTGTGCTCGTCAATTCCTATACGACCGGACTCTCTCCGCAAGTGATAGAGAATATGCTTGCACTGACTGTTGGAAAGAAGTGTGCTGGCTCCTGCTCGTCATTCGAACTCGGCCTTGCAACAAAAAGAGATTCTCTTATCCTCCCGTGCGGTTCTTCCGCCCGGTGGGAGAAGTGA